The sequence below is a genomic window from Lolium perenne isolate Kyuss_39 chromosome 4, Kyuss_2.0, whole genome shotgun sequence.
GAAGTCCAGTGATAAAATCCATTCCCACTTCGTCCCATTTCCATACGGGAACTTGCAGAGGTTGGAGTAGTCCAGCTGGGCGTTGATGTTCGGCTTTAACTCGTTGACAAACGTCACATCTAGCAATGAAGAAGGCAATGTCAcgtttcattccgtgccaccagaaagtCTCCTTGAGATCTTGATACATCTTTGATCCGCCAGGGTGGATGGAGTAAGGAGTATTATGGGCTTCCTCCATAATCAGGTTCTTCAATTCGGGGATAGTTGGTACACAGAGACGTCCATTGTACCACAAGATTCCTTCTCCGTCCATGGAAAATCCAGCCACTTCCTCTTTGTCCATACGGCGTTTGATACCTTCAATACTCTCATGatctttctgagcttccttgatttgatcCCGGAGAGTCGGTTTAACTTCCAAGGTGGCTAGAAAACCATGGCTAACGAGTTCCAGGCCGAACTCTTCAAACTCTTGGTATAGCATCGGTTGTTCCACTTTGAGACGGGCATTCAGCGAACATGGTTCTCGACTAAGGGCGTCGGCGACTACATTCGCCTTTCCAGGGTGATAGTGAATACTCAGATCATAGTCCTTTATTAGCTCTATCCACCTTCTTTGTCGCATATTCAGCTCCCTCTGAGTGAATATGTActtgaggctcttgtggtcggtgtaAATGTCACACCGATTTCCGATGAGATAATGACGCCAAGTCTTGAGTGCATGAACTACGGCAGCTAATTCCagatcatgggttgggtagttcattTCATGTGGCCGCAGCTGTCGGGAGAGATAGGCGATAACCTTCCCTTCTTGCATCAGAACACTACCAAGTCCGAGCTTGGAAGCGTCGCAATAGATTACAAAGTCCTTGGTGACATCAGGCATGGTGAGGGTAGGGGCAGACACAAGACGCTTCTTGAGTTCTTGAAAACTGGCTTCACATTGTTCTGTCCATTCAAATTTCTTACCCTTCTTGAGCAACATGGTCATGGGCTTGGCGATACTTGAGAACCCTTCTACAAACTTACGGTAGTAGCCTGCCAATCCGAGGAAGGATCTCACTTCGGTCGGGTTAGTTGGCGGCTTCCGATCCATGATAGACTTGATGAGAGAGGGGTCGACGGAAACTCCTCCAGCGGAcagaacatgaccaagaaatccaacttccttgagccaaaactgacaTTTGCTAAATTTAGCATAGAGTTGGTGCTTTCTTAAGGTTCCCAAAACGAGTCGTAGatgctcttcatgttcttcttcactCTTGGAGTAGACTAAGATGTCATCGATAAATACTACGACGAACTTGTCGAGataatccatgaagactttgttcATCAGATTCATGAAGTAGGCGGGAGCATTGGTTAAACCAAAAGACATTACGGTGTACTCAAACAATCCGTAACGGGTGGTGAAGGCTGTTTTGGGGATATCCGACTCGCGTACTTTGAGCTGATGGTAACCAGTACGGAgatcgatcttggagaaaactcgggctccattcatttgatcaaacaaatcttcaatcTTGGGAAGGGGGTACTTATTCTTGATGGTTACATCATTGAGCTTTCGGTAATCCACGCACAGGCGGATGGTACCGTCTCGCTTGTCCACAAATATCACGGGAGATCCCCATGGTGAGGCACTAGGTCGGATTAGACCTTTGCTCAACATATCGTCCAATTGTTTCTTGAGTTCTATCAGCTCTTGAGGGTTCATGCGATAAGGCCTCTGTGCTATGGGTGCTGTTCCGGGGATAagttcgatgatgaactcgatatccctatcagggggcataccgggcaaCTCTTCTGGGAAAACATCTGGATACTCACAAACGATTGGGACAAGATCGATGGGGGTTCCGGCGACACTTTGCTTACAGAAGGCTTTAGATGAAGGCATAGTGGCGGTGTATTTTATTTGGATTCCTTCGCTATTGGTTAAGGTGATAGACTTATGGGCACAGTCAATGTGGCCTTGGTACTTagtcatccaatccattcccagaATTACTTCCAATCCTTGGGCTCCTAGGACGATGAGGTCGGCTTGGAAGGGAACACCTAGGATTTCTACCGGAACTTGTTTACAAGATAAGCGAGTTTTAGCGGTGGATCCTGGTATTTGAACTAACATGAGTCTATCCATTAGGGTGGGTGTCATTTTGCTTTTCTTGACAAAGGGTTCGGTAACAAAGGAATGGGATGCACCGGAATCAAAAAGAACTTTGGCGGGGGTGGAGTGGACTAGGAACGTACCCAGCACAATGTCAGGAGATTCTTCAGCTTCTTCGGCATTGGCATGATTCAGGTGTCCTCTAACAGTATTAGCCTGCTTCTTAGGTGGGGGCTTCCTTCCGGTTGCAGCACGAGCTTGGCCTTGATTTGGTCTTGGCGCATTGGGGCGTTGAGCCGGGTTCATCTTAGAGGGGCACTCACGAGAAAAATGTCCAGGCTGTCCACAAGCGAAACATCCTTCTCCTTGAGGGCGAGCATTCGGGTTGTTGCGGGGGTTGTTGTTGAAGTTTCCTCCTCCAGTACGAGGCTGCACATTCTggcggttggtgttgttgttggagGGACGATAAGCAGGGGCTGGCGCTCGCTGaggctggggcgccggccttggtggagGCTGGCCGCGGAACTTAGCATTGCTGGGTCCActctgctgttgctgctgcatctTGCGCTTGCGGGTTTCATAAGCTGCCTTGCGCTTGGACTCCACCATGATGGCGGCATCCACCAGAGTTTCCAGATCAGGGTAAGGAACGGCCACGAGAATACTCTGAATCTCTTCATGAAGACCATTAAGGAAACGGTCCCTCTTCTTCTCATCGGTATCAGTGTCCTGAGGTGCATATCGAGCCAAGGTGTTGAACTTGTCCAGGTAGTCAATCACACTACCATTGTTCTGCTTAAGGTTGAAGAACTCATCTCTCTTGATCTTGATTAAACCAGAAGGGATGTGGGCTTTGCGGAACTTAGTGGTAAATTCCTCCCAAGTGATCACATGGTCAGCAGCTTGCATTGCCTTAATATTCTCccaccaagctcttgcgggtCCGGCGAGAAAGTGAGTTGCAAGGACCACCTTCTCATTCTCGCCCACGGCCgcgacttccagattgttctcgatTGTACGGAGCCAATCGTCCGCATCAAGAGGGGCGGTGCACTTGGTGAATACCGGCGgattagtattctggaagtccCTAAGCTTGGATCTTGGGCCGTCTTCAccatctcctccattgttgttgtttcCTGCGGCAAGCTGCGCAATGTTCTGCAGAGCCGCAATGTTTGCTTGGCTTTCAGCGCGGGCAGCTTGACGGTCTTCCATAAGGATGCGAAGGATTTGAGCCATATTGGGTtcaggtggaggtggtggagggtCATTCTGGTGCGCGCCTCGGCGAGTGTCAACCATCTGATAAGATGAAGACATAAGACAAAAGGGAACCACTTTGATAGGCGAGTTCTTTCTAAGGGGAAGGGTGACATGATGCATAAAGACTTGTTGAAAACAAACTTGAAAGATAAAGAAAGCATGAAAACCAAAAGCAACCATCAACATAACATAAACATCACCAAAAGCTCAAGGTTCACCACATCAAGGTCACCATAGGACCAACATCGTTCTACGCGATTACATCAGGGACATCATAACATAACATAGCTAGCGATAGTGCGGTGCTCAAACTAGTCGTCGTCAAGGATGATGGTGTCATCCTTGGTCGGCGGCTCCTCAAACGGCGGCTCCTCGGGGTCTTCTTCCTCGGACGACTCGCGAGGGGTAGGGGGTGCTGGCTCTTCGGgctcatcattgatgaaatccatatcatcctcatcttcctcttcggaTGGGTTGTTCCAATCATACCCTTCCTCATCCATGTAATCATCATCGTCACTAAGGAGGGCAGCGTTCTCCTTCCGGAGATCCTCGCCATCATCCTCCAGCTCCTCTATCTTGGTCTCGGCCTCGCGGAGCGCCGTCTTAAGGTGCTTCACCTTCACCTTAAGCATGTACTTGGCCTCTCTTGCCCGGAGCTTGAGCTTCCGCTGGCGGCAAGCCCTCCGCTTCATCTCCTCAAGGTCTTTCTTGACCTCGCCCAACTCATTCGTCAGCATCTCTTTCTCCATCCTGCAGATGTCGAGGCTGTTCTGAGTCTTGCCGAGGAGGAACTCCATCTGGCCGGCGTGACGACCGAGGGGGCAAACATAAGGCACAATGGTGGGAAGGCCCTCCTCGTCACGCCGCCCAAGGTGAGCGTAAGGGAGATTCCTCTCCTCGAGCTCCGCGCGGTGGTGGAACGCGAGGTGAGCAAGGGCTGCCTGGAGTGCGCGAACCAACCCATCCTCCCAAGTGCGCTCGAACAGCTGGATCTCGAACTCCGGGAGCTGCTTGACGTGGGAGCCCCGGACGGTGCAGACGATCATCCAGGACAAGTCCTCGTTCTCGATATCGTTCATCTGTCCGCCCTTCACCTCGGGGCGGAGGCGACCGACGGCGTTACAAACGTCGATCAGGGCGGTCTCGAAGAGGAACAAGGGCTGCGACTCTCCCACCTGACGGCTCCGGGTGTACATAACTTCCTCCATCTACACAAAATTTTAATGTTAATACAAGTAGTAATatgtcaagtgtgcaaaattttaaggtACATAATATAAAACAGTTAAGATTAATGCAAGTAGTTTATCTCTAAGGAGAAAAATTTAGGGGAGAGACTAGGCATTCTTTCAGCTTAGAGTCATCTCGTTTTTGATATTGAAAAATAATTTTATTCTAAccttaacgtccatgctaactaaggcttTCCCtagagtcaggatggctctgataccagctctgtggcaccccggaccaactgtccgaaatacccgttatgcattcactcatgatcccatgatcagtgtaacatgagcacataaccgaactgataaacagagttacaacatccattacatagtaccgaaataataaatagtcttacaaacggtcttatgaccaagtcttacacaaatggccacatcgggctgaattcaaacatccaaaagcagcggatacaaatcaacttcgtcgggcccaagtcatgccttaaaccctacaggcagctgaccgggaaacgtcctaagtcgcatagtcgtcctgataaCCACCATCATCTTCGaaatcctcctcatagtctggccaagtaaatagccagggacacagccgtgagtacattttgaattgtactcgcaaaccatttacaAAGTAACATATTAAAGGGAACAAGGTATCAAGAACTAAactaggagatcaagagggaaTATCTAATTTCATTTAAGAATATGTCATGTAGGAGAGAAGAAGTGTTTTGGTGGAGTTagcatctcaacttcatgggCGAAGGAGACACTTAAAGATTCATCTAAGACATCCCTACATGAATTAACTTAAGAAGACTCTTCACGACATAAACACCTAGGAAGGGTAGACCCAaattttatttcctttccgaccatctcaccATGGCCACCACTAtttttccagtactccaagtaccaacagaaacatttcctttctttgcaaagcatttctaaaacaaaactcaacacagctaagcaacggccatcccaactgtccatgaccgcggacgcggctattcgaatagatttgactctgcagagtttgcgcactttccccacaagatccgataaatctgccgggatcatccccggtccatcatacgaaagtatgtgggTCTCGGATAATCGGTCGAAACTTTTCGCTTATTCaaattagcaagaggtcctaccctatggagtatgtacctccccggcaccgtggcagcacacctccatttgagcgtggctccaccgccaagccaggagacccatagtgtcttccggacgggtcagccccgaaggcctcccgttatactattgtcccaaccttgacaacccggactcgggggtaaccgtacccttgtatagttatgcGGTGCCTCAAGCTAAAgtgaacaaacgtcaagttaagccccgtgcccatgttggagtaatgtggttgcgcggattggttgttccgggcgaatacatagAACCATGTGTTGTTTTTCCCAAAACCAAGTTACCAAACCACCTCTCCTTCAAAACCTCAATATTGTTCTCTTTAAACCTTTACTCAAAGTTACACATGGGCAAGATCTCATCTTCCCAAGGTTTTTAagaaaaacttttacaacaaggtaagaccttgagggttttcccaacctaaagtttatgtgtgaactaagaTGTACAATAGCATCAAGGTTGCCATCATACCATGAAGGGTGTCAACTACATCCATACTTACAAGGAGCATGGATGAAGATAATCAAAAAGTGGAGCAATAATCATGATGTTAACCCAAGTTTGTACTAGAATTAGGAGGTGTCAAATGAGTGAGTTTTAATCCACATACTTAGAGTACGCGAATCTACCAAGAGGAGATAAATACATACTTGGTGGCAAGTATGTTAAAGAGGAGAATTATCTAACCGAAAAACGCAAAGGATCAAGATGGGAAAGAATAAAAAAGATCTCAACCAAGAACATAGAAAATCAAGGAGTcaaagtaaatggcttgccttggccggctagtccctggtcttcttcaacaccttctccaaaatcctctccttcggcttctcccacgttcgtatctagcgtcgcGAAAATAGAAGAACAacatacaatcaacacatagctCAAAAATCAAGTTTTAAAAGAATATGATAAAGCATGCAGGGGTGTATGTTGTATCAAAGTAAAATCATGCATTGGCCAAATTTATAAAAAGGGGTTGGAGTGGGAAATTAAATAACAACAAGTTTTAAAGAacaacatttcatgtgacacacTAACTTTACAAACGGGACAGAATTATTTCCTACAAGGACCCATGGTATTTTTCTGAGATGGACAACAATAAAACAAGATCATCACAATTGGAATTAGTCAAAAATATAAATTCTACGATTTTAGGAATTTAGTGGAGTAAGCAGAATACATAGAGCAAGTTTAATACACTAAAATTCgtataaaaatcctaaaaatacgggGTCAGTGGCAAGTGAAAGATCTTGAAAATATCTTTCTAACGCAGTTGGTTTCACTAGTTTTCGATTTGTAGAACTCCGGTTATAAGAGATTTGGTTCACTGGTTTTTAGATACAAAACTGAGAAATTTAAAACGATTTTCAAACGAAAATCTGGGCGGGAAAAGGGTTGGGCCGCGTTTGTGAAGGAAACGGGCCGTGCGGTGGGCCGGCCCAAGGAAATTTCCACGCGGGcagagagaaaaaagaaaaaaaaataaaagaaaagggggAGGCCCGCAGTGGGCCAGGCCTGCATGGCCACGCTGGCatgcatggcccatgcagccgGGCGATCACGATCGGATGGCCCAGGGCCATCTTCCCCGCTTCGCCACGCAGGGGCACGGGAGGGCGGCGGAAGAGGGGCAGGGAAGGGGCGGGGGTGGCCGGAAACTCACCGGCGACGGCAAGGGATCGGCGGCGAGGTTGTGGCGGGTCGCGGAACGAGGCGGGGTCGAGCGAGGCggcgtcctgctcctccttcctGGTCCTTTTCGGCGGCGATGACGCGGACGTCGGGCGGAACTTCGGGgcggcggtgctctccggcgGGCCTGGCAAAGGGGAAAAGGCGCGCGTCAGCATCGAGACGGCCAGAAGGAGAAGGGAACGGAGAAGGGCAGGGGTGGGCGTCGTTGAAGAGGGCGCGGCGACCTTCTTCTCCGGGCGGTGACACGGGCAGGGCTTCGCCGGGGGAGGGGCAGCAGTCCAGAGCAGCGCCCTGGGCGCTCTCTGGAGCGTCTGAGGGGGTGGGGAAGTAGTGGGGCGGTGTGAGGGTGGAGTGGGTGCGGGGGTGGGTTTATATAGGCCGGGGAGGGCAAGGGACGGGCGACGGGCGGCGGCCACGGCCAATCCCGCGTGGGGGACAGCGGCAGCGAGCGGGAGAGAGCCGAGGGGGCGCGCGGGCTCTCGAGGTGTCAGGGAGGGATACGAGGAGGCGAGCGTGTTCCCGAGGCGAGGGCGGGCGTCGAGGCGTCGCCGCCCGACTGGCGCCTGCGCGCGCGTGCGCGGGAGGGTGACCAGGGCTTGCACGTCCGTGGCCAGAACCTGGTGGGCTTggtggctggccttgggccgagtTGGAGGGGAAAAGGGGAGTCCAGGGAGGGGTGTAGTGCGGCCAGATGGGCTGGGCAGAGGAAAAAAAATGGTGTGTGGCCTCAAGGGCCGGCCACATCAGAGAGGGGCATGGGCATCCCCAACCTGGCTGTGTAagggagaaaaaaaaaagagagagaaggggTGGTTTCACCCCCGGCCATGCAAAGAGGGAGAAGGGAGAGGGGTAGGAAGAGGGGGTAGTGTCCCTCTAGGGTTTGCAAAGAGAGAGGAAAAAGAGGGGTACAAAGATGGAGGGGTCATGGCCACGGCCATATGAGAGAAATGTGCAAGAAAGCAAAGAGAGGGGGAAGTGTTCCCCCTTCCTAGGGTTTTCTCCAAAAGAGGGAAAGAGTGGTGTCATGGTGAGTGGAGAGAGAGGAATGTCATGCTAATGCATGTGCACACATGCACCCAAATTTTTGATGAAGAGGGAGATTGTTTTTAAAGAGAGAAGTTGGGTGTGGGGGTGTTTCACAATTGGTGTCAAGAAGAGTTTTTCCCCTATTTAATTTTTTGTACACAAACTTGTTGCTAGGGGTTTTAGTGTGAGAAGTTGTTTATACACACTCACTACCAACAATCTAAACAAAACTACAAGCTATGCACACCAAGTAGCAAgataaataaaagtttttgttggcccaaaattttaaagctagaaaatatgcagggtttgaaaagtgggttgttacatgtgcattgtcatgccctctctatttgtcaattgcccaactgtaatttgttcacccaacatgctatttatcttatgggagagacaccactagtgaactgtggaccccggtccattcttttacatcgaatacaatctactgcaatacttgttctactgttctctgcaaacaatcatcatccacactatacatctaatcctttgttacagcaagccggtgagattgacaacctcgctgtttcgttggggcaaagtactttggttgtgttgtgcaggttccacgttggcgccggaatccctggtgttgcgccgcactacatctcgccgccgtcaaccttcaacgtgcttcttggctcctactggttcgattaaccttggtttcttactgagggaaaacttactgctgtacgcatcacaccttcctcttggggttcccaacggacgcgtgttgaacggaaaagacatacgtcaaccacgcgcagcaagaagattttctggcgccgttgccggggagatcaagacacgctgcaaggggagtctccagatcccaatctctttactttgtttttgtcttgctttattttatttactactttgtttgctgcactatatcaaaaacacacaaaaattagttacttgcatttactttatctagtttgctttatttactgttgctaaaatgggtactcctgaaaatactaagttgtgtgacttcacaaccacaagtaataatgatttcttatgcacacctattgctccacctgctactacagcagaattctttgaaattaaacctgctttactgaatcttgttatgcgagagcaattttttggtgttagttctgatgatgctgctgcccatctcaataattttgttgaattgtgtgaaatgcaaaaatataaggatgtagatggtgacattataaaattaaaattgttccctttctcattaagaggaagagctaaagattggttgctatctctgcctaagaatagtattggtagatattatccccctgctaaaattatatctttgaggagtagcataatgaattttaaacaattggataatgagcatgttgcacaagcatgggaaagaatgaaatctttggttaaaaactgcccaacccatggactgactacttggatgattatccaaaccttttatgagggactgaatttttcttcgcggaacctattggattcagctgctggaggtacctttatgtccatcactcttggcgaagcaacaaagcttcttgataatatgatgattaattactctgaatggcacacggaaagagctccacaaggtaagaaggtaaattctgtcgaagaaacctcttccttgagtgataagattgatgctattatgtctatgcttgtgaatggtaggactaatgttgatcctaataatgttcctttagcttcattgtttgctcaaaaagaatatgttgatgtgaatttcattaaaaataacaattataataattctaggccatatcctgctaatggtaactcttatggtagatatgcttcacctaatgaggaaaagatgttagaaattgaaagatccaccaagaactttatgcaatcacaatatgagcaaaataaattgtttactaaaactatgaatgagcaatctaccttgttaaagaatataggaaatcaacttgaaaatctgaatacggagatctctgggttgcaaactaaacttgcaaatgctgaaaaccgaatctcatacatgtctgcgtcacaatcttctttaattaataaaatggctgctaaacctgaggatatagataataaaattgttactacagcaaatgccatccaagttagaattaatgagaatataagattgatggccgaattgcgtgctaggtggaaaagagaagaaaatgaaaaagaagataatatagctaaagtttggactattaccaccactagcaatgctaatgctacacatgttgctgcacctcctactattaatgataaaagaattggtgttggcaatgtttccacttctaatgcaaagcgcgaaaaactgcctgaaactgctaaaactgctgaaactgcttgtgataaaactgctgaaattttttccaacattggggataatgatcccattgctttagatcataatggtttgtattttatgattgccacatctctgaagttataaagttcttacaaaaacttgctaagagtcctaatgctagtgctataaatttggctttcacgaaacatattacaaatgctctcataaaagctagagaagagaaactaaatcgcgaaacttctattcctaggaagttagaggatggttgggagcccatcattaagatgaaggtcaatgattttgattgtaatgctttatgtgatcttggtgcaagtatttccgttatgcctaagaaaatctataatatgcttgacttgccaccattgaaaaattgttatttggatgttaatcttgctgataactctacaaagaaaccgttggggagagttgataatgttcgtattaccgttaacaataaccttgtccccgttgattttgttgtcttggatattgaatgcaatgcatcttgtctcattatattgggaagaccttttcttcgaactgttggtgctatcattgatatgaaggaaggtaatattaaatatcaatttcctctcaagaaaggtatgtaacacttccctagaaagagaatgaagttaccttttgattctatcattagaacaaattatgatgttgatgcttcgtctcttgataatacttgatatacactttctgcgcctagctgaaaggcgttaaagaaaagtgcttatgggagacaacccatgtttttactactgcacttttattttatatttgagtcttggaagttgttactactgtagcaacctctccttatcttagttttgtgcattgttgtgccaagtaaagtcgttgatagtaaggttcatactagatttggctgtcacgaatctgggccaaattctctgtaggtaactcagaaaattatgccaatttacgtgagtgatcctcagatatgtacgcagctttcattcaatttgagcattttcatttgagcaagtctggtgcctcaataaaattcgtctttacgaactgttctgttttgacagattctgccttttatttcgcattgcctgttttgctatacttgatggatttttctattccattaactttcagtagctttgtgcaatgtccagaagtgttaagaatgattatgtcacctctgaacatgtaaattttaattgtgcactaaccctctaatgagttgttttgagtttggtgtggaggaagttttcaaggatcaag
It includes:
- the LOC139839312 gene encoding uncharacterized protein, which produces MAQILRILMEDRQAARAESQANIAALQNIAQLAAGNNNNGGDGEDGPRSKLRDFQNTNPPVFTKCTAPLDADDWLRTIENNLEVAAVGENEKVVLATHFLAGPARAWWENIKAMQAADHVITWEEFTTKFRKAHIPSGLIKIKRDEFFNLKQNNGSVIDYLDKFNTLARYAPQDTDTDEKKRDRFLNGLHEEIQSILVAVPYPDLETLVDAAIMVESKRKAAYETRKRKMQQQQQSGPSNAKFRGQPPPRPAPQPQRAPAPAYRPSNNNTNRQNVQPRTGGGNFNNNPRNNPNARPQGEGCFACGQPGHFSRECPSKMNPAQRPNAPRPNQGQARAATGRKPPPKKQANTVRGHLNHANAEEAEESPDIVLGTFLVHSTPAKFWLKEVGFLGHVLSAGGVSVDPSLIKSIMDRKPPTNPTEVRSFLGLAGYYRKFVEGFSSIAKPMTMLLKKGKKFEWTEQCEASFQELKKRLVSAPTLTMPDVTKDFVIYCDASKLGLGSVLMQEGKVIAYLSRQLRPHEMNYPTHDLELAAVVHALKTWRHYLIGNRCDIYTDHKSLKYIFTQRELNMRQRRWIELIKDYDLSIHYHPGKANVVADALSREPCSLNARLKVEQPMLYQEFEEFGLELVSHGFLATLEVKPTLRDQIKEAQKDHESIEGIKRRMDKEEVAGFSMDGEGILWYNGRLCVPTIPELKNLIMEEAHNTPYSIHPGGSKMYQDLKETFWWHGMKRDIAFFIARCDVCQRVKAEHQRPAGLLQPLQVPVWKWDEVGMDFITGLPRSSRGHDSIWVIVDRLTKVAHFIPVKTTYNGRELADLYVSRIVSLHGVPKNIVSDRGPQFTSRFWKKLHEALGTKLSFSTAYHPQTGGQTERVNQILEDMLRACVLAYGTKWENCLPFAEFSYNNSYQASLQMAPFEALYGRKCRTPLNWSETGESQVFGPDILREAEEQVQLIRDRLKAAQSRQKSYADPKRREVTFNSGDFAYLRVTPLKGMQRFHVKGKLAPSPSGRTTPLPGLPFSPPTRPKASHQAHQVLATDVQALVTLPRTRAQAPVGRRRLDARPRLGNTLASLYPSLTPREPARPLGSLPLAAAVPHAGLAVAAARRPSLALPGLYKPTPAPTPPSHRPTTSPPPQTLQRAPRALLWTAAPPPAKPCPCHRPEKKVAAPSSTTPTPALLRSLLLLAVSMLTRAFSPLPGPPESTAAPKFRPTSASSPPKRTRKEEQDAASLDPASFRDPPQPRRRSLAVADYEEDFEDDGGYQDDYAT